The sequence TAGCGCAAGTAGGGTATGAACGAATTCAAGAGATAGAAAACCCTGAACTGGCACAAGACCGAGTAAAAGAATACTACGAACTCAAAGGATATCCCAAAGATTGGATTGATAAAAGACTCAGAGGCATAGCAATACGGCAAGAACTGACAGAAGAATGGAAAGGAAGGGGTATAACAGAAGAAACAGACTTTGCAATCTTAACAAATGAGATTACAAAAGCAACGTTTGGAAAGACAGTACAAGAATACAAAGATTTCAAAGGAATAAGTAAGAAAAATCAAAACTTACGAGATCATATGAGTGATTGGGAGCTCATTTTTACTATGTTTGGAGAGAAAGCGACAACAGATATAACAAAAACAAGAGATGCACAAGGATTTTATGAGAATAAACAAGCTGCGCAAAGAGGAGGGCAAATAGCACAGAACGCGAGAAAGGAACTAGAGCAGGAAACTGGAGAAAATGTCGTTTCCAAAAACAATTTTTTGAACTTAACGGAAAAGAAAAAGCTTGAAAATAAGAAGATATAAAAAATGAGGGTATTTTTTCTTCAATTCACAAACTATAAAAACTGCGCCTTCTTCATTTTGGCATTAAGAAATAAGGAGTGATAACAATGGTAACATTCGATAACTTTGGTCCGGAAAAGATTCTTGAAGTATATAATCCAAAAATAGGCGTGCATGGATTTGTCGTCATCGACAACACCGCGCTTGGTCCTGGAAAAGGCGGCATTCGTATGACTCCAACAGTTTCTATTACAGAAGTATCACGATTAGCGCGAGCAATGACCTGGAAAAACGCGCTTGCGGATCTCCCCTTTGGCGGCGCGAAAGCAGGCATTATCGCGGATGACAGAAAAATATCACAGGAAAAGAAAGACGAACTCGTCGCTGCGTTTTCCGAAGCGCTAAAAGCAGTCTGTCCATCTTTATATGTCGCAGGACCTGACATGAACATGGCAGAGCATGAAATGGAAGTCTTCGCGAAAGCAAATGGCTCGATGAAAGCGTGCACGGGAAAACCAAAAACAATTGGCGGAATTCCGCATGAACTCGGCAGTACAGGATTTGGGTGTTTCCATTCCATGCTTGTCGCGTTAAAGCACATGAAAAAAGATGTCAAAGGAATTCGTGTCGCGATTGAAGGATTTGGAAATGTTGGCTGGTTTGTCGCAAAGTTCGTGACAGAAGCAGGAGGCAAAGTGGTCGCGGTTTCTGATTCAAAAGGACTTATCGTCAATCAAAAAGGATTTGACTTTGAAAAACTCGCGAAAACAAAAGCTGAGAAAAAAACAGTCACGTTGTATGGCGAAGGA is a genomic window of Candidatus Woesearchaeota archaeon containing:
- a CDS encoding phage antirepressor protein, giving the protein MADENKHLVVFQDKKIRRIWYNEEWYFSVVDVVEALTESNNPRNYWSMLKTREAEQGIELSTNCVQLKLPAEDGKLRETDCANTRTLFRIIQSIPSKKAEPFKQWLAQVGYERIQEIENPELAQDRVKEYYELKGYPKDWIDKRLRGIAIRQELTEEWKGRGITEETDFAILTNEITKATFGKTVQEYKDFKGISKKNQNLRDHMSDWELIFTMFGEKATTDITKTRDAQGFYENKQAAQRGGQIAQNARKELEQETGENVVSKNNFLNLTEKKKLENKKI
- a CDS encoding Glu/Leu/Phe/Val dehydrogenase, whose amino-acid sequence is MVTFDNFGPEKILEVYNPKIGVHGFVVIDNTALGPGKGGIRMTPTVSITEVSRLARAMTWKNALADLPFGGAKAGIIADDRKISQEKKDELVAAFSEALKAVCPSLYVAGPDMNMAEHEMEVFAKANGSMKACTGKPKTIGGIPHELGSTGFGCFHSMLVALKHMKKDVKGIRVAIEGFGNVGWFVAKFVTEAGGKVVAVSDSKGLIVNQKGFDFEKLAKTKAEKKTVTLYGEGTVHPAEEVIAVDCDVLVTAAIPDLLKDSDVSKVKAKLIVEGSNIPMSVNAEKMLHEKGILVVPDFVANAGGVISSWVEHIGKDEKYMFKVVEEKIVRNTEEVLTRAAKEKKMPRMVAEQIAQERVLKKCTTCKV